The Cannabis sativa cultivar Pink pepper isolate KNU-18-1 unplaced genomic scaffold, ASM2916894v1 Contig3, whole genome shotgun sequence genome window below encodes:
- the LOC133033240 gene encoding uncharacterized protein LOC133033240 produces the protein MQALGTPEHPGRVRATGFLTRASQLFGGKKREVSDVVARQAKEIEKLKAEVQSLKQKRNAVEQEEEGEVAGEAYVPQPYAPQDEVQPQTYAEEFISLNDQGILYNFDDHAALNQQVHLCSDNIDNIVARGYLYEHVGIIQVHCQNYDDSHARIMVSEILPEDAEISVPIEEYRYVRDVYQMFLPWPKHLILTTEVTSLIN, from the exons atgcaggcgctcgggacaccagagcatcctggacgtgtcagggctactgg gttcctgaccagggcatctcaactgttcggcgggaagaaaagggaagtgtctgatgttgtggctcggcaagcgaaggagattgaaaaattaaaagccgaagtccaatcccttaagcagaAGAGAAATGCTgtcgaacaagaggaagaaggagaggtggctggtgaggcgtatgttccacaaccatacgctcctcaagatgaggtacaaccacaaacttatgctgaggagtttatttccctcaacgaccaaggtatcctgtacaatttcgatgaccatgcggcccttaatcagcaagtacatctctgctctgacaacatcgacaacattgtggcccgagggtatttgtacgagcatgttgGTATAATCCAAGTTCACTGCCAGaactacgatgattcacatgcccggATTATGGTTTCAGAAATCCTGCCAGAGGACGCTGAAATCTCAGTCCCAATTGAAGAGTacagatatgttagggacgtataccagatgttccttccttggcctaaacacttaattctaacaaccgaggtaacttctcttataaattaa
- the LOC133033229 gene encoding uncharacterized protein LOC133033229 isoform X2 yields MSSIRGSSYSVEEDVHLCHVYVDISQDPIVGRNQSGNNFWARVQSEYHKDGKFSNKPRPVRSLQTRMSTINSAVAKLRGCINQIENKNPSGASAEDILIQAKMLLAQDKKYDKGFKFDHVWHILKGIQKFSNDENINAPRRFQHEGPSFTSSKSSSHNFESPTSASTEFHKYIQSEKRRIYKERAQTSEVGEQGEGSQYEGSQYQGYPNQGSQYQGSQYEGSQYRASQDSGHGVEDEDQRSQDQGERAENDSQVYSPYYDYLGGSRNNLPHY; encoded by the exons atgtCTTCCATTCGCGGTTCTTCTTACTCAGTAGAGGAAGATGTGCACTTGTGTCATGTCTATGTTGACATTTCTCAAGATCCAATCGTAGGAAGAAACCAATCAGGTAATAATTTTTGGGCAAGAGTTCAATCAGAGTACCACAAAGATGGAAAATTTAGTAATAAACCTCGCCCAGTAAGATCTTTGCAAACTCGAATGTCTACTATTAATAGTGCAGTTGCAAAATTAAGGGGATGTATCaaccaaattgaaaataaaaatccaaGTGGTGCTTCAGCAGAAGACATT TTAATTCAAGCGAAGATGTTATTAGCCCAAGATAAAAAGTACGATAAAGGCTTTAAATTTGATCATGTGTGGCACATCCTCAAAGGTATTCAAAAGTTTTCAAATGATGAAAACATCAATGCACCACGTAGATTCCAACACGAAGGTCCTAGTTTCACTTCATCGAAATCATCATCTCACAATTTTGAGTCTCCAACATCGGCATCCACTG AGTTTCATAAGTACATTCAAAGTGAAAAAAGACGAATTTACAAAGAAAGGGCACAAACATCCGAAGTTGGAGAACAAGGAGAAGGATCTCAATATGAGGGATCTCAATATCAGGGATATCCAAATCAGGGATCTCAATATCAGGGATCACAATATGAGGGGTCACAATATCGAGCATCTCAAGATTCGGGACATGGCGTTGAAGATGAAGATCAACGATCTCAAGATCAAGGTGAAAGAGCTGAAAATGACTCACAAGTTTATAGTCCGTATTATGACTATCTTGGCGGATCAAGAAATAATCTTCCACATTATTAA
- the LOC133033229 gene encoding glutathione S-transferase T3-like isoform X1, whose amino-acid sequence MSSIRGSSYSVEEDVHLCHVYVDISQDPIVGRNQSGNNFWARVQSEYHKDGKFSNKPRPVRSLQTRMSTINSAVAKLRGCINQIENKNPSGASAEDILIQAKMLLAQDKKYDKGFKFDHVWHILKGIQKFSNDENINAPRRFQHEGPSFTSSKSSSHNFESPTSASTGMSSFDLNMNNEEMNTYPTERPCGVKKAKEKQLGNDQFNRLMEQNKELIKVIEMSNKDRNEHHRRKADEKILFTDLNSISDPEFHKYIQSEKRRIYKERAQTSEVGEQGEGSQYEGSQYQGYPNQGSQYQGSQYEGSQYRASQDSGHGVEDEDQRSQDQGERAENDSQVYSPYYDYLGGSRNNLPHY is encoded by the exons atgtCTTCCATTCGCGGTTCTTCTTACTCAGTAGAGGAAGATGTGCACTTGTGTCATGTCTATGTTGACATTTCTCAAGATCCAATCGTAGGAAGAAACCAATCAGGTAATAATTTTTGGGCAAGAGTTCAATCAGAGTACCACAAAGATGGAAAATTTAGTAATAAACCTCGCCCAGTAAGATCTTTGCAAACTCGAATGTCTACTATTAATAGTGCAGTTGCAAAATTAAGGGGATGTATCaaccaaattgaaaataaaaatccaaGTGGTGCTTCAGCAGAAGACATT TTAATTCAAGCGAAGATGTTATTAGCCCAAGATAAAAAGTACGATAAAGGCTTTAAATTTGATCATGTGTGGCACATCCTCAAAGGTATTCAAAAGTTTTCAAATGATGAAAACATCAATGCACCACGTAGATTCCAACACGAAGGTCCTAGTTTCACTTCATCGAAATCATCATCTCACAATTTTGAGTCTCCAACATCGGCATCCACTGGTATGAGTTCATTTGATCTAAACATGAATAATGAGGAAATGAATACTTATCCAACAGAAAGACCATGTGGTGTAAAAAAAGCAAAGGAAAAACAATTAGGTAATGATCAATTCAACAGACTAATGGAACAAAATAAAGAACTCATTAAAGTTATTGAAATGAGTAACAAGGATAGAAATGAACATCATAGAAGAAAGGCTGACGAAAAAATTTTATTCACGGATTTGAATTCTATATCCGATCCAGAGTTTCATAAGTACATTCAAAGTGAAAAAAGACGAATTTACAAAGAAAGGGCACAAACATCCGAAGTTGGAGAACAAGGAGAAGGATCTCAATATGAGGGATCTCAATATCAGGGATATCCAAATCAGGGATCTCAATATCAGGGATCACAATATGAGGGGTCACAATATCGAGCATCTCAAGATTCGGGACATGGCGTTGAAGATGAAGATCAACGATCTCAAGATCAAGGTGAAAGAGCTGAAAATGACTCACAAGTTTATAGTCCGTATTATGACTATCTTGGCGGATCAAGAAATAATCTTCCACATTATTAA
- the LOC115706167 gene encoding protein ALP1-like, producing MNSYPGSSSYLSSSSSSDDEYYDDIEMQVVGQITADNNFCIAQHQQNQSSRRGSIPGHIVINRDRENADRNLFNDYFAENPRFTDLMFRRRFRMGRALFLRILDAIQRHDNYFVQRRDRMGKLGLSGLQKVTAVFRMLAYGMPADATDEYIKIGESTTLESLKRFCRAVVEVFGAHYLRSPNAHDVARLLHIGERRGFPGMLGSLDCMHWKWKNCPTAWGGQYAGRSGSPTIILEAVADYDLWIWHAYFGLPGSNNDINVLEASHLFANLAEGIAPPANYVIKGKEYNMGYYLADGIYPKWSTLIQTIHDPRGPKKKLFAMKQEACRKDVERAFGVLQSRFAIIAGPARLWNKTVLHDIMTSCIIMHNMIIEDERDLNAPIEERVEVPSPEVEMVEDDNARFQEFLARHRKIKDKDAHIELRNALIEHLWDEYGNSQN from the coding sequence atgaattcttaTCCTGGTAGTTCATCGTATTTATCATCATCGTCTTCTTCAGATGATGAATATTATGATGATATAGAAATGCAAGTGGTAGGTCAAATCACTGCTGACAATAATTTTTGTATCGCTCAACACCAACAAAATCAAAGCTCACGTCGAGGCTCGATTCCTGGTCATATAGTTATTAACCGTGACCGGGAAAATGCTGATCGTAATCTTTTCAACGACTATTTTGCAGAGAATCCTCGATTTACCGATTTGATGTTTCGCCGAAGATTTCGAATGGGTCGTGCTTTATTCCTTCGTATTTTGGATGCTATACAAAGACATGACAATTACTTTGTCCAGCGAAGGGATAGAATGGGAAAACTCGGGTTATCAGGCTTGCAAAAAGTTACAGCTGTATTTCGTATGCTAGCATATGGTATGCCGGCAGATGCTACCGATGAATACATCAAAATAGGAGAATCTACAACTTTAGAAAGCTTGAAGCGATTTTGTCGTGCTGTTGTTGAGGTGTTTGGAGCCCACTATCTCCGATCACCCAACGCTCATGATGTTGCAAGACTACTCCACATTGGTGAACGTCGAGGTTTTCCAGGAATGTTGGGAAGTTTGGATTGTATGCATTGGAAATGGAAAAATTGTCCAACTGCTTGGGGAGGACAATATGCCGGTCGTAGTGGGTCCCCGACTATTATTCTTGAAGCAGTAGCTGACTATGATCTCTGGATATGGCATGCATATTTTGGCTTACCAGGATCTAATAATGACATTAATGTGTTAGAGGCATCCCATCTTTTTGCTAATCTGGCTGAAGGTATTGCTCCACCCGCTAATTATGTTATTAAaggaaaagagtacaatatggGTTATTATTTAGCCGATGGTATATATCCAAAATGGTCCACTCTTATTCAAACTATCCATGATCCACGTGGTCCAAAAAAGAAACTATTTGCAATGAAACAAGAAGCATGTAGAAAAGATGTTGAACGTGCATTTGGAGTATTGCAATCTAGATTTGCAATTATTGCTGGACCGGCACGTCTTTGGAATAAAACGGTTTTACATGATATAATGACTTCATGTATTATTATGCATAATATGATAATAGAAGATGAACGTGATCTAAATGCACCAATTGAAGAGCGTGTCGAAGTGCCAAGTCCAGAAGTTGAGATGGTAGAAGATGATAATGCTCGGTTTCAAGAATTTCTTGCCagacatagaaaaattaaagataaagATGCTCACATTGAGCTTCGAAATGCATTAATCGAACACTTGTGGGACGAATATGGTAActcacaaaattaa
- the LOC115716751 gene encoding protein LONGIFOLIA 1, producing the protein MTTGMVRDQQLEKHMEKQMGCMAGFLQIFDRNQILAGKRLYSTKRLPSSVSVDSSPESEKTIQSPVVPRELEKHKNTRSTPSPDRSKPVSVATELPFPVPENSPPKETPPKSPLPLPVFEFKEGTRTAWKFSREAPRLSLDSRATVDAKGSLYPREIKTNASILKANRNENHNHGEEDDDKNRRSPSVIARLMGLEPLQHSVAEPVKKAELRRSASESRVSKDLYQHRSVEGNGFQGKQCQQAHFNVSSNVVRDNGGNEDRIFNARAGDPKTFVKYNEATKGHLQHKGIGQRKSYFDSADFFPEPKQTASLYYGEIEKRLRMRGIDEPAKDLETLKQILEALQLKGLLHPKKPSYHTDYRNFVYDQSFSKESPIVVMKPTRSQSPTGRSSRFVGSESPPPVSFRSRTSIRRNINYTGEFLSSPRREQRGEMEQSNRNRSPSRSQAPTSRNEKSPSRRRPLSIETQRKGNDITEQRRVSPIQSPKLNSRRMGTDQQTLNRSPRSRKPTMEIHRKEDESSTTVSESSINTSTDTERAKMEEYKEGRSLLERCDKLLNSIAEITTPTAELQPSPVSVLDSSFYKDESSTSPIMKRSIDFKDQPLELADDIWGSAISSPFDDDEAEDCDLVYISEVLRVSNYIQEDSDIFLLVEKNLYPNTSKISRLQRRLIFDTISEILNRNRQLPPWKIVTPVNSPSDQVSLRDIWSEFRKIREREESEDLFEVICRVMKKDLAGDTVHGWGDSPIEVSEAVLDIERLIFKDLIGETIRDLASLSAMSYYQSSPSCRKLVF; encoded by the exons ATGACGACGGGGATGGTTCGGGATCAGCAGCTAGAGAAACATATGGAGAAGCAGATGGGTTGCATGGCTGGGTTCCTTCAGATCTTCGACCGTAACCAGATTCTTGCTGGGAAAAGACTTTATTCCACCAAACGCCTCCCTTCTTCTGTG TCCGTGGATTCATCTCCGGAATCTGAGAAGACGATTCAATCCCCTGTGGTGCCTAGAGAATTGGAGAAACATAAGAATACCAGATCAACTCCATCGCCGGACCGGTCGAAGCCAGTTTCTGTGGCCACGGAGCTTCCCTTTCCGGTACCGGAGAACAGTCCGCCTAAAGAAACTCCACCTAAGTCTCCTCTTCCCCTTCCAGTATTCGAATTCAAGGAAGGCACTAGAACGGCATGGAAGTTCTCCAGAGAAGCTCCAAGGCTTTCTTTGGATAGCAGAGCTACGGTTGATGCGAAAGGAAGCCTCTACCCGAGGGAGATAAAAACTAATGCTTCGATTTTGAAGGCTAACCGAAACGAAAACCATAATCAtggagaagaagatgatgataaaaACCGCAGATCACCAAGCGTCATAGCTAGATTGATGGGACTCGAACCCTTGCAGCATTCAGTAGCTGAACCGGTCAAGAAAGCTGAACTTCGAAGATCTGCGTCGGAGTCTCGAGTGTCCAAAGATCTGTATCAGCATCGCTCTGTCGAGGGGAACGGTTTTCAGGGGAAGCAATGCCAACAAGCTCATTTCAACGTTTCTAGCAATGTAGTCAGAGATAATGGCGGAAACGAAGATCGAATTTTCAATGCTAGAGCAGGGGATCCAAAAACATTTGTGAAGTATAACGAAGCAACGAAAGGTCATCTTCAGCACAAAGGTATTGGACAGAGGAAAAGCTATTTCGACTCGGCAGATTTCTTCCCTGAGCCTAAACAGACTGCGTCTCTTTATTATGGCGAGATCGAGAAGAGGTTAAGAATGAGAGGAATCGATGAACCAGCTAAGGATTTGGAAACTCTGAAGCAAATCCTCGAAGCTCTGCAACTTAAAGGTCTTCTTCATCCCAAGAAGCCTTCGTACCATACCGACTACAGGAACTTTGTCTACGATCAGAGTTTCTCCAAGGAATCACCTATTGTCGTTATGAAGCCAACGAGATCACAATCTCCGACGGGTCGCTCTTCAAGGTTCGTTGGAAGCGAATCGCCGCCGCCGGTGAGTTTTCGTTCAAGAACCAGTATTCGCCGGAATATCAATTACACCGGCGAGTTTTTGTCAAGTCCGAGACGTGAACAGCGAGGAGAGATGGAGCAGAGCAACCGGAATCGCAGCCCAAGTAGAAGCCAAGCCCCAACTTCTCGGAATGAGAAGAGTCCAAGTAGAAGAAGACCGTTGAGCATTGAAACGCAAAGGAAAGGAAACGATATTACCGAGCAAAGAAGAGTATCTCCTATTCAATCTCCAAAACTTAATTCGAGGAGAATGGGGACGGATCAACAGACCCTGAATCGGTCACCAAGGAGTCGTAAACCAACGATGGAGATCCATCGAAAAGAGGATGAATCGTCCACCACCGTGTCAGAAAGTAGCATTAACACTTCAACCGATACAGAG AGAGCAAAAATGGAGGAATACAAAGAAGGGAGGAGTTTATTGGAGAGGTGTGATAAGTTGCTTAACAGCATAGCTGAAATAACAACACCCACAGCCGAGTTACAACCGAGTCCAGTGTCGGTTCTTGACTCGTCGTTTTACAAGGACGAATCGTCCACTTCCCCTATCATGAAACGAAGCATTGATTTCaaag ATCAACCCTTAGAGCTAGCAGACGATATTTGGGGATCGGCTATCTCATCGCCGTTCGATGATGATGAAGCCGAGGACTGTGATCTGGTCTATATTTCAGAGGTTTTACGAGTTTCGAACTACATACAGGAAGACTCAGATATTTTCCTATTGGTGGAGAAGAATCTGTATCCGAACACCTCTAAAATCTCAAGACTCCAACGACGACTGATCTTCGATACCATAAGTGAGATTCTGAACCGAAATCGGCAGTTGCCTCCGTGGAAGATCGTAACTCCTGTAAATTCTCCGTCGGACCAAGTGTCACTGAGGGACATTTGGTCTGAATTTAGGAAAattcgagagagagaggagtCAGAGGATTTGTTCGAGGTGATCTGTAGAGTTATGAAGAAGGATTTGGCGGGTGACACCGTTCATGGGTGGGGTGATTCCCCTATTGAAGTCTCGGAAGCTGTTTTGGACATTGAAAGACTGATATTCAAGGATCTAATCGGTGAAACCATCAGAGATCTAGCTTCACTTTCTGCCATGAGCTATTATCAATCTTCACCCTCGTGTAGGAAGTTGGTATTTTGA
- the LOC115704115 gene encoding uncharacterized protein LOC115704115 — MESTSDASTTIPTPPNEHEQMPKTILTTELPCIPRAITTNTAAKSKVTIKSPLSVIGQIKNWLTKSDQDVFKHYSQLGRLLDLDTKGLFPGTLVNQIVLRRVDCQKRHELWFLINGKPVRFSLQEFAIVSGLYTDGGPTPEEMELVSSKNKLKEKYFKNMMSIKVTDVANALDSISRESKTRDRVKLCFIYLLSAFLIMPSPSSAIDLEWLQLVDNLPIFDNYCWGKLAYEKIIEQITKKDMKNNPSEKDIKWNLFSCPWIFLVRNMIMIII; from the exons atggaATCAACAAGTGATGCATCAACCACAATACCCACACCACCCAATGAACATGAacag ATGCCCAAAACTATATTAACAACAGAGCTTCCATGTATACCTCGTGCCATTACTACTAATACAGCTGCAAAATCTAAAGTTACCATCAAATCCCCGCTAAGTGTAATAGGCCAAATAAAGAATTGGCTCACAAAGTCTGACCAGGATGTTTTTAAACATTACTCCCAATTGGGTCGTCTCTTGGACCTCGATACTAAAGGACTTTTTCCTGGCACCTTAGTAAACCAGATAGTTTTGAGGAGGGTAGATTGCCAAAAGAGGCATGAGTTATGGTTTTTGATTAATGGAAAACCTGTGAGATTTTCTCTCCAAGAGTTTGCAATTGTATCTGGATTGTACACTGATGGTGGCCCGACACCTGAAGAAATGGAGCTTGTTTCTTCTAAGAACAAGTTAAAAGAAAAGTACTTCAAGAACATGATGTCTATTAAAGTAACAGATGTTGCCAATGCTCTAGATAGCATATCTAGAGAATCAAAGACTAGAGACAGAGTGAAGTTATGCTTTATCTATTTGCTCAGTGCATTTCTAATAATGCCAAGTCCTTCTTCGGCTATAGATCTTGAATGGCTACAACTAGTGGATAATCTACCAATATTTGACAATTATTGTTGGGGAAAGCTGGCATATGAGAAAATAATTGAGCAAATTACAAAAAAAGATATGAAGAATAATCCAAGTGAGAAGGATATTAAGTGGAACCTCTTTAGTTGTCCTTGGATATTTCTGGTAAGAAATATGATTATGAttataatttag
- the LOC133033227 gene encoding uncharacterized protein LOC133033227, translating to MINIKIRGRIWSDVNYFYVPWHDGKHWMLVVVDRHSWTILIYDSIPDHWISIEAMKKSVEPLAAYFPFLLKNSCHIGSLHHQCSDLMSIKVAPANTVPLNKRTGDCGVFMLKTMEMHIAGKCNESATMLLNDDNIDTYRKAYAVQLYVGSADP from the exons ATGATAAACATAAAAATTAGAGGAAGAATTTGGTCAGATGTCAATTACTTCTATGTGCCTTGGCATGATGGTAAACACTGGATGTTAGTGGTAGTTGACAGACATAGTTGGACAATATTGATTTATGACTCGATTCCAGATCACTGGATCTCCATAGAGGCAATGAAAAAATCTGTGGAGCCACTTGCAGCATATTTTCCTTTTTTACTTAAAAACAGTTGCCATATTGGGAGCCTCCATCATCAGTGTAGTGATCTCATGAGTATAAAAGTAGCTCCTGCAAATACTGTTCCTCTGAACAAGAGAAC CGGAGATTGTGGTGTATTCATGCTTAAGACAATGGAAATGCACATTGCTGGTAAGTGCAACGAGTCAGCTACAATGTTGCTCAACGACGACAACATAGATACATACAGGAAGGCATATGCAGTTCAATTATATGTGGGTAGTGCAGATCCTTAA